From Brassica rapa cultivar Chiifu-401-42 chromosome A06, CAAS_Brap_v3.01, whole genome shotgun sequence:
TTATCATCTAGGAGAATGCTGCTTGCTTGTATATCTCTTTAAACACACATTTACATTGGAGATATCAGCATCACTATGAACACATTGTGGTTGTTGGTTTAAATGTAATACCTGTGGACAATAGATGGTGAACAGTCGTGATGCAGATAGGAAAGTCCCTCTGCTGCTCCCAATGCGATTTTCAATCTTGTGATCCAGTCTAGAGATTTCAATCCGTCGTCAACAAGGGAACTTGATTTGTAGAACAATGAGCTCGGTAAATCCCTGTTCATCATGTACTTATACACCAAGAGCTTGTGTGTTGGGCTCTCTAAGCATTTTCCTACAAATGGGACTACTCTCGGATGAGCAAACCGGCTGAAGAAATCCAACTCCGTTAGATACGCTTCGTTGCTCTTCATCAACTCCAAGTTGATTCTCTTCACAACGACCTGAACTCCTGTTTCTAGAACTCCCTTGAAAAGATCACCTGATCTTCCTTTCTTGATCAGGTTCGCGTCTCCGAACTCCTTTGTGGCATTGACCAGCTGTTGATAGGTGAATGTCGTTCCAAGGCTCGCATAGTTTACAGAGACTCCTCCTCCTCTTTCCGAGGGAAGTGTTTCATCAGGAGGCAATGGGCCAACGCCGTTGTGTCTCCCTCTAGGACGTGTACTGGTTGATGATCTGCTTCTTCTACGGACACAGAAGTTCACTGTTATAGGTAACAATATGAGAATGAGCATAACCAAAATAGACCCTCCAACTGCAGCAATTATAACTTTAATCCTGTGGCTTAACCAGGGAGACTCAGGCTTCTTTTCTTGTGCTGGTTGCTGTCCGAAATTGTCGAAACTTAATCCCTTACTGGAGTAAAACGAAGAGCAGTCTGACAATCCTCGCTGGCTCATTGCCCCCTGAAGACAATTGTTGCTCAAGGAAGCATTGATGGGCACGAAGTCAGGAACTTTACCTTGGAAATAGTTTCTTGTCAGATCAACAACTCGGAACCTCCTCAGTATAAGTGCGAGATTTCCGTAAAACATGTTCTCTGATATGTTTAGCAGTGAGATAGTAGAACCAAAGCTGACAGTGGTATTAGGCAGCTCGTTGGAGAATTGATTTCCAGAAAGATCTAGAATCTTCAGGTCTGGTAACGACCATAAGCTAGAAGGTAAAACGTCGGTGAAACCACAGCCTCTGAAGTCAACGATCTGGAGTTTACTCATGAAACTAAACAGATCAGGAGGTAGGGATCCTGAAAGGCGGTTTCCAGCAACTACAACTGTCTGCAAGTTTCTGAGCTCTTTGAGTTCTGTTGGAACCGAACCAGACAGGTCGTTGAAGCTGAGATCAAGGTCAGCTAAAGCAGCAATATCTCCAAGTGATGGAGGTATGGAGGAGGATAGGGCGTTATGTGATAGATTCAGACGTTGGAGCTTTGAGAGTGCCCCAATACTAGCAGGGATCAAACCATCTACAGAGTTTGAGGAAAGATCAAGAAATGATAGGTTCAGAAGAGATGTAAGCGACAGAGGAATGTTCCCTTGGATTGAGTTGTTGGAAAGATCAAGAACAGTGAGGCGTGATAGCCCACTCAAATTTGCAGGGATGGTTCCTGTGATGGAACAGGAGCTAAGGTCCAACACCTGCAAAGTCAACAGGCTGGATCCCAATAAAACAGGGATTGGGCCTGGAAGTGAGAACCTTGAGGCGTTGAAGGAGGCTAAACGGGTGAGACTGACGAGCGAGTCAACTGAGAATTGAGGGTTTTGATTGCCAACCCTTGTTCTTCTGAACCCTGAAATGTTGATATGAGTTACTCTACCGTTCTGATCACATCTGACGCCGTTCCAGTTCAGACAAGGATCGCCTTTGACAGGCCAATCTCTGCCTCTGAGCCCCAGAGAAGACCTTAGTACCAAAAGCGCCGATTTCTCAACTGGGGAAGAAGAACTTGTCTGTTGCTCGAGCGTTGACTCTAACaacaagaggaggaagaagaagaagagctgcAAGATTGTCTTCTTCTGATCCATCATGCTTTCTCTAAACTCTGATGAGGAAATCTAAAGACCCTTTAAAGCTTCAACTCCTAAGATTCAATTGGAGAGAGAATCTTTGCAATTTATTGAGAAACCATCActcaaaatcaaatataaaaggaaactttctttttttgtgacGTTCTATGATTCTTACCAACAAAGATAAAAATAGGTTCTTCTCTCTGTACCCTCTGCGACTTTCTAGCAGTTAATGTTCTGTGCACTTACAGAATCAAAACCCATTGTTGGTTACCAAtcattttcttctctctctctaactcttCCATCTTTTTTTCCTCtagatttagagagagaaagatgtaAAGTCTTTAAAATAATACGAACCaaattgaataatattttaatattgtaGTTTGTTACGGAACTGTTCTGGACAGAGAAAGCTTCATTACTGGTCAAGAACAGCGGCCATTCAGACAACAAAGAGTGTAAGAAGTGAAAAAAGTGAGAGATGGGATCTTTCGTTATAAACGCGCTGGCACGTCGTTCCCAAGATTTATGGTTAGATTTTGGATACGACATCGTCTTGATGAGTTTTGACTCTCAACGATCCCGCCAAGACAGCTTAACGAACTCtcaatatatatcattttttaatattttaaaatattatccatTTTTATAGAAATGTTAAAATCAATGATAGAATTCCGAGTATCTAGAATAATAATTGATTTGATTCTATACATAATTTAATTACAGTTTTCTCGTATTAAATCGCTAAAGATAAGTAATCGTGGCTCTATTTATGAgagaaatcaagaaaaaaaaagtctacCTTCAAGTGACATTGTATTAGTCAGCATTTTCACCCACACCCACAAAAGTCAAACCCAAGATATACAGCAATTTGATTGACATTATTGTATGATTGAAGAAGATACACATTTGATAACTAACAAGTTAACATCAGTCAAACTTTGGTGCTATTTTTACATGTGACAATAATTCTAATCATAGATTCAAACTATCTGAAGTACAAATTGATATTCAATGTTTGCAAAACTGAATTAGATTGGAGATAACAATACTTTGTTATATATCGACTAGActtatctattaatttattttcttatctcAGTTGTACTTGTTTTCTTTGTATCGATGGACTTATGAtcttatcccttatatattatttgagaagcattgcaacatttttttgtagccacatgtcatcactagaatgatttttagaatccttagaaaaataggttggtccatctaaatatataataaactttttattaaaccacaataaatacattattaatgtgctttattatttccttaaataagattacggaattgcctaataagactaaagtatatatgacaattaatgattttgaataataaagatttgataagaataagtgtgtattataataatatttgtttaattttaagctattaaaataaattaaacaatcataataaccatataataaaaattaaaaaaat
This genomic window contains:
- the LOC103828052 gene encoding probable LRR receptor-like serine/threonine-protein kinase At2g16250 isoform X1 is translated as MMDQKKTILQLFFFFLLLLLESTLEQQTSSSSPVEKSALLVLRSSLGLRGRDWPVKGDPCLNWNGVRCDQNGRVTHINISGFRRTRVGNQNPQFSVDSLVSLTRLASFNASRFSLPGPIPVLLGSSLLTLQVLDLSSCSITGTIPANLSGLSRLTVLDLSNNSIQGNIPLSLTSLLNLSFLDLSSNSVDGLIPASIGALSKLQRLNLSHNALSSSIPPSLGDIAALADLDLSFNDLSGSVPTELKELRNLQTVVVAGNRLSGSLPPDLFSFMSKLQIVDFRGCGFTDVLPSSLWSLPDLKILDLSGNQFSNELPNTTVSFGSTISLLNISENMFYGNLALILRRFRVVDLTRNYFQGKVPDFVPINASLSNNCLQGAMSQRGLSDCSSFYSSKGLSFDNFGQQPAQEKKPESPWLSHRIKVIIAAVGGSILVMLILILLPITVNFCVRRRSRSSTSTRPRGRHNGVGPLPPDETLPSERGGGVSVNYASLGTTFTYQQLVNATKEFGDANLIKKGRSGDLFKGVLETGVQVVVKRINLELMKSNEAYLTELDFFSRFAHPRVVPFVGKCLESPTHKLLVYKYMMNRDLPSSLFYKSSSLVDDGLKSLDWITRLKIALGAAEGLSYLHHDCSPSIVHRDIQASSILLDDKFEVRLGSFSKACHQENNGRPKKIARLLSRLSQSSQESVPDSPATATCAYDVYCFGKILLELITGKIGISSCEEPQFKKILTEIMPHISSQDKEPIINILDQSLLVDEDLLEEVWAMAIVARSCLNPKPTRRPLMRHVVQALENPLRVVREDSSESERFRTIGSSRGSSSSGRVFGSWRQSISDPVAAGTSSLLSQAEGLARSQGMTGSSTRGSSRGASSRRSMKDV
- the LOC103828052 gene encoding probable LRR receptor-like serine/threonine-protein kinase At2g16250 isoform X2, with the protein product MMDQKKTILQLFFFFLLLLLESTLEQQTSSSSPVEKSALLVLRSSLGLRGRDWPVKGDPCLNWNGVRCDQNGRVTHINISGFRRTRVGNQNPQFSVDSLVSLTRLASFNASRFSLPGPIPVLLGSSLLTLQVLDLSSCSITGTIPANLSGLSRLTVLDLSNNSIQGNIPLSLTSLLNLSFLDLSSNSVDGLIPASIGALSKLQRLNLSHNALSSSIPPSLGDIAALADLDLSFNDLSGSVPTELKELRNLQTVVVAGNRLSGSLPPDLFSFMSKLQIVDFRGCGFTDVLPSSLWSLPDLKILDLSGNQFSNELPNTTVSFGSTISLLNISENMFYGNLALILRRFRVVDLTRNYFQGKVPDFVPINASLSNNCLQGAMSQRGLSDCSSFYSSKGLSFDNFGQQPAQEKKPESPWLSHRIKVIIAAVGGSILVMLILILLPITVNFCVRRRSRSSTSTRPRGRHNGVGPLPPDETLPSERGGGVSVNYASLGTTFTYQQLVNATKEFGDANLIKKGRSGDLFKGVLETGVQVVVKRINLELMKSNEAYLTELDFFSRFAHPRVVPFVGKCLESPTHKLLVYKYMMNRDLPSSLFYKSSSLVDDGLKSLDWITRLKIALGAAEGLSYLHHDCSPSIVHRDIQASSILLDDKFEVRLGSFSKACHQENNGRPKKIARLLSRLSQSSQTLQQQQHAHTMSTASGRYSSS